A part of Eremothecium sinecaudum strain ATCC 58844 chromosome VII, complete sequence genomic DNA contains:
- a CDS encoding alpha-mannosyltransferase (Non-syntenic duplicate of Ashbya gossypii AEL148W) produces the protein MMPVKLRKKQVMVLGTIFFFVCTFLLSVHPSNDGNRHFSSRIQSGFESVFNSANEIVVTSTWLGNGNDPYYVKVLEGLKRYRPLDRPEDPSIFKSEALCEIYHLSSHDGKDSKVQSYENLYNCFNVPEQLMAELKIQHSGFISFISSHLKPSESAFKRLFPRGKGIVTVGGSSRSILAFTMIKTLRERGTTLPVEVFIPSYEGRDDQFCKRIKSMNAICIDEKPIFGDSKEKIEPQQANAIALLVSSFKEVLFIEAGNIPLKDLDQVFNSKAYKENGLVLWPDISTRTTSPSFYEMAGISVDFTKRIRYYSDDVNPPYMYTDMESDDIEQFNKKEVPFHDLAGTVPNYSTASGQLIVNKNTHLKTLLLSLYYNIYGNDWFYEMFSQKSNSEAHKETYILAAHALMQPYYQVKTLPTYEAEKKQDYKSILLHRNFRQDYERWRNAKKEVKHKHGSKKNKNKLMELKPNYSFEKHFVKAYMEPPDEERIDIMFIHSSLHELVPSDILKSDVPIDDTGKNFRSFKSLKLINNFDFEYFTYETLQEYICDEDRIEFDYLRNKLGSEFGSYDAVCEYIERRVQMLKDTHDEVIGVVKKYTN, from the coding sequence ATGATGCCAGTGAAGCTAAGAAAGAAACAAGTTATGGTTTTGGGGACAATATTCTTTTTTGTCTGTACTTTCCTCCTTTCAGTACATCCAAGTAACGATGGGAATCGTCACTTTTCATCAAGAATTCAATCGGGTTTTGAATCAGTATTTAATAGTGCAAATGAAATCGTTGTAACAAGTACCTGGTTAGGAAACGGAAATGATCCATACTATGTGAAGGTTTTAGAGGGTTTGAAGCGATACAGACCGTTAGATCGTCCTGAAGATCCCTCGATCTTTAAATCAGAGGCTCTTTGTGAGATTTACCATTTAAGTTCACATGACGGTAAAGATAGTAAAGTTCAGTCCTATGAGAATTTATACAATTGTTTTAATGTGCCGGAACAACTTATGGCAGAACTAAAAATACAGCATTCAGGATTCATTAGCTTTATTTCATCTCATTTGAAGCCATCTGAGTCTGCTTTTAAGCGATTATTTCCTAGAGGGAAAGGTATCGTTACTGTTGGTGGTTCTAGTCGTAGTATTTTGGCATTTACTATGATAAAGACATTGAGGGAAAGGGGCACTACTCTGCCGGTGGAGGTTTTTATTCCCAGTTATGAAGGAAGGGATGATCAATTCTGCAAACGTATCAAATCTATGAATGCAATCTGCATTGATGAAAAACCAATATTTGGCGATTCAAAAGAAAAAATTGAACCCCAACAAGCTAATGCTATAGCTCTGTTAGTTAGTAGTTTTAAAGAGGTCTTATTCATTGAGGCTGGCAATATTCCTCTGAAGGACCTGGACCAAGTGTTCAATAGTAAGGCGTACAAAGAAAATGGTCTAGTCCTATGGCCAGATATTTCAACTAGAACGACCTCGCCCTCTTTTTATGAAATGGCAGGCATATCTGTGGATTTCACCAAAAGAATAAGGTATTATTCCGATGATGTGAATCCTCCATATATGTACACGGATATGGAGAGCGATGATATAGAACAATTTAACAAAAAAGAAGTTCCATTCCATGACCTAGCTGGAACAGTTCCCAATTATTCCACAGCTTCAGGGCAGCTAATAGTTAATAAGAATACGCACCTCAAAACTCTACTGTTGTCACTATACTATAACATATATGGTAATGATTGGTTTTATGAAATGTTCTCACAAAAGTCTAATAGCGAAGCGCATAAGGAAACGTATATTCTAGCAGCACATGCATTAATGCAACCTTACTACCAAGTAAAAACCCTCCCTACCTATGAGGCTGAGAAAAAGCAGGACTACAAAAGCATTTTACTACATCGCAATTTCAGACAAGACTACGAACGGTGGCGGAATGCCAAAAAGGAGGTAAAACACAAACATGGATCTAAGaagaataaaaataaattaaTGGAACTCAAACCGAACTATAGTTTTGAGAAACACTTCGTTAAAGCTTACATGGAACCTCCAGATGAGGAAAGGATAGATATTATGTTCATTCATTCGAGTTTACATGAACTCGTTCCAAGCGACATTCTGAAGTCAGATGTACCTATTGATGACACTGGTAAGAACTTTAGATCGTTTAAAAGTTTAAAGCTTATTAATAACTTTGATTTTGAGTATTTCACCTATGAGACGCTCCAGGAATATATTTGTGACGAGGACAGAATCGAGTTTGATTACTTGCGCAATAAACTGGGCAGCGAATTCGGAAGCTATGATGCTGTGTGTGAATATATTGAGCGTCGTGTACAGATGTTAAAAGATACCCATGATGAGGTTATTGGCGTAGTCAAGAAATATACTAATTAA